In the genome of Dermacentor silvarum isolate Dsil-2018 chromosome 1, BIME_Dsil_1.4, whole genome shotgun sequence, one region contains:
- the LOC125943164 gene encoding adventurous-gliding motility protein Z-like codes for MQLNIRISGLENELQLTKTTTATLQSRLSIQASHFETLRQQLAEKDQQIAALDEKSAASDAMNQELLKSNAELNAALRTSEVERVAQAERMREVVAENRKHQDALLQQNSKLLALDTTLNILELKLTEAVARSELRSSQLLVREVRCAKLEEAIATLRTELETSWYRCTELEQQLSQAGCEKESQLSRLLELLYELNSATGRADQLQARAQELEVSKQQLDTLCSELQHKSECQNRQTEKATAECAKLEQCIEKSAAEKAELEVH; via the coding sequence ATGCAGCTGAACATTCGCATCTCTGGACTGGAGAACGAGCTGCAGCTGACGAAGACCACAACTGCCACGCTTCAGTCTCGGCTTTCTATTCAAGCTAGCCACTTTGAAACGCTTCGCCAACAGCTCGCCGAGAAGGACCAGCAGATTGCTGCACTTGACGAGAAGTCAGCTGCTTCTGATGCCATGAACCAGGAGCTACTCAAGTCAAACGCCGAGCTGAACGCAGCTTTACGAACATCGGAAGTGGAAAGGGTGGCACAGGCCGAAAGGATGCGTGAAGTCGTAGCAGAGAACAGGAAGCATCAGGATGCATTGTTGCAACAGAATTCAAAGCTGCTTGCTCTGGACACAACACTTAACATTCTGGAGTTGAAGCTTACAGAAGCGGTTGCAAGAAGTGAATTGCGGTCATCCCAACTGTTAGTCCGCGAGGTACGGTGTGCAAAACTTGAGGAAGCCATTGCCACGCTGCGCACTGAACTGGAGACAAGTTGGTACCGTTGCACAGAGCTGGAGCAACAGTTGAGTCAGGCTGGATGCGAGAAAGAGTCTCAGTTATCGCGACTTCTGGAACTACTATATGAGCTGAACAGTGCTACGGGCAGAGCAGACCAGCTTCAAGCACGGGCACAGGAACTTGAAGTGTCCAAGCAACAGCTGGACACACTCTGCTCCGAGCTTCAGCACAAGAGTGAGTGCcaaaacagacagacagagaaagcTACTGCAGAATGCGCCAAGCTTGAACAGTGCATTGAGAAGAGCGCAGCTGAAAAGGCTGAGCTAGAGGTTCACTAG